TGCTGTTCTCCTCTTTGACCCCGTGCATCTCCGGTGACCGGAACCAGCGCGGTTCGTAGCGTCGCGGTGACCCGCAGAACACCAGCCGGCCCCAGTCGGTCACCCCGAAGACGTAATGGGTGGTGCTCGAGCACGGCGCCCCCAGCACGACGTTCGGCATGATGCCCGGCGTACAGGCCGGGACGTCGCACGGCGGGGCGCCCGGATCGGCGAGCGCCGGGGGCGCCGCCGTGAGTGAACCGGCCACGAACGACACGGCCGATGCCGCGACGGCCGCTTTGAGCACGCTGATTTTCCGCATCTTCTCCCCTGCCGCTAGAGCCGCCGCAGATCCATCGGCATCGTGATCACGGTGGGCGTATTGCGGCCGCAGGCGCCCGACACCCCGATCGTCCGGTCGTAGCCCACCAGGTGGTCGATGTTGGTCTTCTCGTACTGACCGTTGGCGTCGGATCCTTGAAACTGGTAGCGCTGCCGGCCCGGGGAGGTGGTGCCGTCGGGGCAGGTCTGCCAATTCTCGTGGAATCGGTCCACGATCCATCGCGTGGTGCGGAATTCCAGCGGTGCGCTCCACCCTTGATCCGACGTCACCTCGCCGGTGCATTCATGGGCGTTGGTACAGCTGGAGCTGAACGTCCACACCGAGTCCACGGTGCGCTCCTTCATGTACACCTCGTTGGTTTTGGCGAAGTTGCCGTTCGACACCACCCGGTAGGCGCCGTTGAGGGCGAACTCCGCGTCCGCCTCGGCCGGCACCGCGGTGGCCGTGCCCAGGATCAGCCCGACCGTCGCCGCCCCCACCGCGAATCCCCGTGCCCGCATGGCCTGTGCTCCTTCGACAATCAGGTTGGGAAAAGATCGGTCCACGACTCGACCGTGGCTCCGTCCACCAGGGTCGTCTGCTGCTCGTAGTGCCCGTCGAGGGTCATGTACCTGCCGGTGTTCGGGTCGTAGGGAAGCACCGCCACCGAGGGTCCCCCGTCGTCGGCGTAGGACGCCGGGGCGGCATCCGGATCCGGCGGCGGTGCCGCCTCAGGCTGCTCCGGCGCGGCGCCCGGCGGCGCCGGTGGCGGGGCCTCGGCGTCGGGCGGTGTTCCCGACGCCACCGCCTCCGGCGGCAGCGGGGTGCCCTCGGTCGGCGCGTAGAGCCGGTCACTGAAGTCGACGCGGTCGTCGACCGGAATACCCTGCTTCACGAGGTTCGGGTCGAACGGGTACGGCCCGGTGAGGTGCTGGCGCATCGCGATCGGCACGAACCCCTCCGGATCGTCGCAGAGTTCCACGGTGGGCGCCCGCTTGCCGGGGTGCTCGATACACGGGAAGTTGCGGGCACCGCGCACCGACACCGGCGAATCCTGGGGCAGTTTGCAGTACAGACCGTCCGGGGTGTCGATCGTGGTGGTATCGGCCGGCGACCGCCACGACGAGGGCGGCAGGAACCCCACCGTGCACGGGTTGGGATCACCGAAGGTGAGGGTGAAGTCACCCTGCGGAAGGCCGGTCGCATTGTTCTTCGGCAGACCGAAGGATTGCTGGGCGGCGATGTATCCGGGCAGCAACACCATCATCTGTTCGATCGACGGGTTGTAGACCAAAAGCACCTGCCCGAGCGTGTTCATGTTCGCCAGCAGAATCGGCAGTGTCGGCTTGAGATCCTGCATCAGGCTCGCCACCTCGTCGGCGAACCCCGGGCCCCGCTGCAAGATGGCACGCAGTTGCGGGTCGTTGGCCCTGACCTGGCCGGTGATCCCGGCCATGGAGCGCGCAAAGGTCCTGATCGCATCGGTGCTCTTGTCCTGGGAGTCCAGCAGCCGCGCACCGTCGTCGACGAGGGTGCGCAGCCGATCCGCGCTGCCGCTGGCATCACCGCTGATCGTCGCCGCGGAGTCCAGCAGCGATTGGAAGTCGTAGCCGGCGCCGTCGAAGGCCAGATAAGTCTCATCCAACAGATCGGCGAGCGTGTCCTTGGGAATGGTGTCCAGCAGCGCGCTGACCCGATCGAGCATCGGGCCGACCGGTTGGGGCACCTCGGTGTTCGCCGCCGGGATCACCGACCCGTTCTCCAGGTACGGCGGATCGACGGTGCGCGGCAACAGGTCGACGTATTGTTCCCCGATCGCCGACACGCTGCGTACCTCGGCACGCAGGTCGGCGGGGATACGCGGCGAGCGGTTCAGCGACAGGGTCGCAAGCACTCCCCCCTCCGTCAGCGCGACGTCGGTGACCGTCCCCATCTGCACGCCGTTGTAGGTGACGTTGGAGAACCGGTAGAGCCCACCGGACTCCGGCAGTTCGAGCTTGACGGTCAGCCGGCCGATCCCCAGCAGTGTCGGCACCCGCATGTAGTCGAAGAGCATCGACGACACCCCGACGATCGAGGCGATCGTGAACAGGATCAGCTGGATCCGCACGAAACGCGTCAGCATCTACCCACCCCCTTCGGGAGCCGGCACGCCAGGCGGAGTCAGCTCGTCCATCGACTTGAGGATCGGCTCTTGCATCGGATTCAGGGAGTAGTTCAGATAGAACGGGTCTCCGGGTGCGGGGATCAGCTTGGAGTCCTCGTCACCCCACTGGGTGCCGGCGAACAGGGACCGCTTCAGGCGGGGTTTGGTGAGATCGAAGACCGCGAACAGGTTCAAAAAGTCGCCCCGGACGGCACGCTCGATGGCGTTGGGCCCGTACGGGAAGGCGCTGGCGTAGGCCACCGCGGCGTTGAGGTCCGGGCCGATGTCGGCCAGCGAACGGATCGCGGGCTCCAGATGGATGAGGTCGGAGACCAGTTCCTGCCCGGCGTCGTCGACGAGGTCGGCGGCGAGGTCGGAGAACTGCCCCAGCTTGGTCATCGCGGCGGTGAACTCGGGCCGCTGCGCGTTCAGTACGTCGATGGCCGGCGGGATCTTGTCCAGCGCCTCGTCGAGGGTGTCGCGCTGCCCGGCGAAGGTGTTGGCGACCCGGTTCATCTCCTGGATCGACGCGACGATGTTGTCACGCTGTCGGTCGAGGGCCCCGGTGAACCGGTCCAACCGGATGAGCAGGTCACGGATGTCGTTTTCGCGACCGGCCATCATGGTGCTGAAGTTGTGGATGACGTCGCCGATCTGACCGAGCCCGCCACCGTTGACCAGCACCGCCAGCGACGAAAGGGTCTGCTCGGTGGACGGATACGTCGATGACGCGTCCAGCGGGATGGTGGCGCCCGGCTCCAGCCGGCCCTCGGGGGCCTCGCCGATCGGGGGGTTGAGCGCGAGGTGCATCGAGCCCAGCAGGCTGGTCTGGCCCACCGTCGCGACGGCGTTGGCCGGCACCACCACGCCCGGGTTGACGGCGATGTCGACCTGAGCGTGCCAATTCTCCACCGTCATCGCCCCGACGCTGCCGACGATCACGTCGGAGAGCATGACCGGCGAGTTGGACTCCAACGTGCCGACGTTGGCCAACTCCACCGAGAAGTGCTGCGCCCCGGGGCCCCGGCCCTGCACGCCGGGCAACGCGATCGAGTTCAGCCCGCCGAAGGCGCACCCGGTGACCGTGCAGGCGAGCAGGGCGACCAGCGCCACACCGCGCCGCAGGATGTGCAGACCGATCATGGTGACGGCTCCCCTTCCGCAGGCGGTGGCCCCGGCACGGGGCCCGGCGGCGGACCGCCCGGCAGCAGCATCCCGTCGAACGTGGTCGGACTCGGCGGGGGCGCCCCGGCGTACAGCGGCGGTGTCGGCGCGGCAGGCAGCCCGTCAGGCGCGTAGGACCCCGGCGGACTCGCCGGATCGTCCCAACCCGGCGGAGGCGCGACATCGCCGTCCAACCCGGTGTAGGCCGAGATCGGCAGCTCCGGTTCTGCCGGGTCCGGTGGACGCTCGGCGTTGGGCATCAACGCCGGATCGGTGTAGATCAGTTTGTCCGGGCTGCCCGACTTGGCCAGATACGGGTTGATCGGCAGCGGAAGCCCATTGAAGTTCAGCAGGCGCAGAGCCGGGCCGAGGTACTGCTCGCACAGCTTGCCGGTCTCGGTCGACGTGACGTTGCCGATCGCGCCGGTCATGGTGCAGATCGCCTGCACCGGGTTGGCCATGTTGATGAATCCGAACGACCCGAGCGGGGTGCCGCTGGAGGCGTTGTACATGTTGAGCGTGTTGGCGATCGCGTTCGGCGTGATGTGCAGGATGTTGCGGACCGCGTCCTTGGCGTCGGCCAGAGTCTGAGAGACCTGGGACAACCCGTCGACCACCTCGACGGTCTCGGCATGGCTGCCGGCGACGAAGTCCCTGACCTCATCGACCGTGTTGGAGAAATCGCGCAGCGCCGCATCGAGATTGGTGCGACTGTCATCGACCACGCTGGTCAGTGTGGCCAGTCGGGACTCGAATGCCACGATCTGCTGATCACTGTCACGCAACGCGGTCACGAAGGTCTGCAGCCCCTCGATGATGTCGACGATGTCACCGCTGCCCTCGGCGAGTATCCGGGCCACACCCGACATCTGCGCCAACGTCTCCCGCAGCTTGGCGCCGTTGCCGTCCATCGCCGAGGCGGCACTCTCGAGGAAACGGGACGCCGAGGTTCCCGACACGCCGCTGCGTGGACCCAACTCGGCGGCAAGCCGGTTGAGCTGCGTTTTGACCTCGTCCCACTCCACCGGCACCGCGGTGCGCTCGCGCGGGATCACCGCGCCGTCGGGCAGGGTAGGGCCGTCGCCGTGGTGATACGCCGGGGTCAGCTGCACGAACCGGGCGGCCACCAGGTTGGGCGCGACGATGACCGCTTTGGCATCGGCGGGCACCGGAACCGTGCGGTCGACGCGCAAGGTGAGCTTGGTCTGCGGGCCTTGCGGTTCGATCCGGTCGATGGTGCCGACCTTCACCCCGGAGACCCGAACCTCGTCACCGGGGTAGATCGCGGTGGCGGTCGAGAAATACGCGGTGATCGTGGTCGGCTTCAGCACGGTCTGGCGGACCACGAACACCCCGCCGACCAGCAGCAGCACGGCCAGCAGGGCTCCGACGGCAACCCGCAGTGGTTTTCTGGTCGTCATCGCGGTGGCAGGTCTCCCGGTTGGGGGATGCCGTTGACCGGGAACGGGATCTCGGCACGCGGGCCGACGTTGTCCGGCGGCTGGCCGGCGTCGACGCCGCGCCGGAAACCGAAGATGTAGTCCAGGAACGGCTGGAACAGCTGCGGAATGAGCATGTTGGGGATGTAGGCGCTGTAATACGCGCCGTTGGAGACGGTTTCCCCCTGGGTGAGCTCGTATTTGGCCAGACCGGGCAGCGCCTTGGCGAGATTGTCGCGGTTTTTCACCAAGACCTCGTTGAGCGTCTTGAGCTCATCGAGAGTCGGTTTGAGCTGTTCGTCGTTCTGGGCGACCAGCTCCGACAGCTGCCGCGAGACCGCCGAGGTGCTGGCCAGCAGGCTGACGATCGCCTGCCGGCGGGTGTTGAGGACGTCGACCAGGCTGTCGGCGTCGAGGATCAGCGAGTTGATCTTCTGGCTGCGCTCGGAGAGCACACCGGTCAGATCGGCAGCGGATTTCAGCAAGTCGGCCAGGCCTTCGTTGCGGCTGTTCAGCGACCGCGACAGCCGGCTCAACCCGTCGAACGTCGGGCCCAACTGCGGCGCGATCTGGTCGATCGTCTCCGAGAGGGTGTCCAGGGATCGGTTGAGCGACTCGGTGTCGGTGCCGGCGGTGTTGGTGGTCAGCTCGCCGACCACGTCGGTCAACGAGTACGGCGACGAGGTGCGGGTCACCGGGATGACGTCGAGCGCGCGCATCTTGCCGCTGCCGGCCGGTTCCAGCGTCATCACCCGTTCGCCGAGCAACGACCCGGTGCGGATGTGTGCGGTGGTCTGTGTGCCCAGCCGATGCTTGGCGGCCAGGGTGAAGGTCACCAGTGCGTCGCCGTCGTCGAGGGCGACCTCGGTGACCGCACCGACCTTGATACCCGACAGCGTGACGTCGGCGCCGTTCTGCAGGCCCCCGGCTTCGGTGAACCGAGCCTGGTAGCGCACCGAGGAGGCCCACTGGATCAATTGTTCGGGCTGCAACCCGATCGCCACGATGAAGGCGATCAGCACGATCCCGATCAGGCCCGTGCGGACCAGCCGGAAACCACGGTATCTCAGCATCGCCGCACCCCCCGTCGTTGCCGCGTCGCGCCGCCGGCCGCCGGGGTCAGTCGGTGTCGGTGCATCGGCCCTCCTCCGACTTGACCCAGGGGAAGACCGCGGTGCGGCCCTGGACATCGCTGACGCGGATCTGCACGGCACACAGGTAGTACTGGATGAAACCGCCGTAGGCACCGAGCCGGATGGCCTTGCGATAGTTCTCCGGCGCCTTCTGCAGCGACATGTCCAGCCCGCCCAGGTCGGCGTTGATGGCCGTCGCCAGGCGGAAGGTCTCGTGGATGGTCCGGGTCAGCGGATCGCGGGCGTCGCCCAACAGATCGGCCAGCGACGCGGTGCCCCGATCCAGCGCTGTCACCGCATTCCCGATCGCGTCGCGGTCCTCGGCCAGTCCGCTGACCAACTCGCTGATCCGGTCGACCGCCCCGGCCAGCCGCTCATCCCCCTTGTTGAGGGTGGCCAGCACCGTCTGCAGGTTGTCGATCAGGGACTCGATCACCTGGTTGTTGTCG
This sequence is a window from Mycolicibacillus parakoreensis. Protein-coding genes within it:
- a CDS encoding MCE family protein, whose protein sequence is MLTRFVRIQLILFTIASIVGVSSMLFDYMRVPTLLGIGRLTVKLELPESGGLYRFSNVTYNGVQMGTVTDVALTEGGVLATLSLNRSPRIPADLRAEVRSVSAIGEQYVDLLPRTVDPPYLENGSVIPAANTEVPQPVGPMLDRVSALLDTIPKDTLADLLDETYLAFDGAGYDFQSLLDSAATISGDASGSADRLRTLVDDGARLLDSQDKSTDAIRTFARSMAGITGQVRANDPQLRAILQRGPGFADEVASLMQDLKPTLPILLANMNTLGQVLLVYNPSIEQMMVLLPGYIAAQQSFGLPKNNATGLPQGDFTLTFGDPNPCTVGFLPPSSWRSPADTTTIDTPDGLYCKLPQDSPVSVRGARNFPCIEHPGKRAPTVELCDDPEGFVPIAMRQHLTGPYPFDPNLVKQGIPVDDRVDFSDRLYAPTEGTPLPPEAVASGTPPDAEAPPPAPPGAAPEQPEAAPPPDPDAAPASYADDGGPSVAVLPYDPNTGRYMTLDGHYEQQTTLVDGATVESWTDLFPT
- a CDS encoding MCE family protein yields the protein MIGLHILRRGVALVALLACTVTGCAFGGLNSIALPGVQGRGPGAQHFSVELANVGTLESNSPVMLSDVIVGSVGAMTVENWHAQVDIAVNPGVVVPANAVATVGQTSLLGSMHLALNPPIGEAPEGRLEPGATIPLDASSTYPSTEQTLSSLAVLVNGGGLGQIGDVIHNFSTMMAGRENDIRDLLIRLDRFTGALDRQRDNIVASIQEMNRVANTFAGQRDTLDEALDKIPPAIDVLNAQRPEFTAAMTKLGQFSDLAADLVDDAGQELVSDLIHLEPAIRSLADIGPDLNAAVAYASAFPYGPNAIERAVRGDFLNLFAVFDLTKPRLKRSLFAGTQWGDEDSKLIPAPGDPFYLNYSLNPMQEPILKSMDELTPPGVPAPEGGG
- a CDS encoding MCE family protein, with amino-acid sequence MLRYRGFRLVRTGLIGIVLIAFIVAIGLQPEQLIQWASSVRYQARFTEAGGLQNGADVTLSGIKVGAVTEVALDDGDALVTFTLAAKHRLGTQTTAHIRTGSLLGERVMTLEPAGSGKMRALDVIPVTRTSSPYSLTDVVGELTTNTAGTDTESLNRSLDTLSETIDQIAPQLGPTFDGLSRLSRSLNSRNEGLADLLKSAADLTGVLSERSQKINSLILDADSLVDVLNTRRQAIVSLLASTSAVSRQLSELVAQNDEQLKPTLDELKTLNEVLVKNRDNLAKALPGLAKYELTQGETVSNGAYYSAYIPNMLIPQLFQPFLDYIFGFRRGVDAGQPPDNVGPRAEIPFPVNGIPQPGDLPPR
- a CDS encoding Rv2253/PknI dimerization domain-containing protein, which produces MRARGFAVGAATVGLILGTATAVPAEADAEFALNGAYRVVSNGNFAKTNEVYMKERTVDSVWTFSSSCTNAHECTGEVTSDQGWSAPLEFRTTRWIVDRFHENWQTCPDGTTSPGRQRYQFQGSDANGQYEKTNIDHLVGYDRTIGVSGACGRNTPTVITMPMDLRRL
- a CDS encoding MCE family protein, which encodes MTTRKPLRVAVGALLAVLLLVGGVFVVRQTVLKPTTITAYFSTATAIYPGDEVRVSGVKVGTIDRIEPQGPQTKLTLRVDRTVPVPADAKAVIVAPNLVAARFVQLTPAYHHGDGPTLPDGAVIPRERTAVPVEWDEVKTQLNRLAAELGPRSGVSGTSASRFLESAASAMDGNGAKLRETLAQMSGVARILAEGSGDIVDIIEGLQTFVTALRDSDQQIVAFESRLATLTSVVDDSRTNLDAALRDFSNTVDEVRDFVAGSHAETVEVVDGLSQVSQTLADAKDAVRNILHITPNAIANTLNMYNASSGTPLGSFGFINMANPVQAICTMTGAIGNVTSTETGKLCEQYLGPALRLLNFNGLPLPINPYLAKSGSPDKLIYTDPALMPNAERPPDPAEPELPISAYTGLDGDVAPPPGWDDPASPPGSYAPDGLPAAPTPPLYAGAPPPSPTTFDGMLLPGGPPPGPVPGPPPAEGEPSP